The following proteins are encoded in a genomic region of Anolis carolinensis isolate JA03-04 unplaced genomic scaffold, rAnoCar3.1.pri scaffold_12, whole genome shotgun sequence:
- the zbtb33 gene encoding transcriptional regulator Kaiso isoform X1, with product MDPGAMKEAGSEAPGMETRKLITATDNQYSGMLLKALDEQRGHGLFCDVTVIVEDRKFRAHRNVLSASSTYFQQLFSVAGQVVELNFVRAEIFAEILNYIYSSKIVRVRSDLLDELIKSGQLLGVKFLADLGAPLQQVKNMSGGMGPGASDIPNPDANSLEAQNPPAQPKTRNLIDERPVIMETFSLCDKECDNTKITISDSDDDDDDVIFCSELVAPKEPKAATPGQACSSSVGASEQTNCSNNTSPQSVAASRLDSSAVQPNPSESQAPAEPSAPSAPKAAAPNILTSPDVSSSHEIEVSPIPEENQPPCHNDSLTDMETNAVDEEEDEDEDVEDDDDILGASSPGSASSSSLVQQPTTPKPTIAAAATTSTTTDVTTAAVVSTTENTGLQKTQATSLLQKPVPQSNEFNIKISNVISASKKEAPPGVGPKHITEGQKTITLDTATEIDSLSTGCKVYANIGEDTYDVVIPVKDEADGEVRLDDVPRTSGDDATDRKRLKVKHDDHYELIMDGKVYYICIVCRRSYVCLTSLRRHFNVHSWEKKYPCRYCEKVFPLAEYRTKHEIHHTGERRYQCLACGQCFINYQVMATHLRSVHSQDPSGESKHYRLHPCRSLQIRNYAYISGSSSNNIPMANDNALVYPVAPAKDASSQEPAPNPPTKPMTWDDIFVPQGNESLFKQNPSDGSTEFEFVIPESY from the coding sequence GTATGGAGACCAGAAAGCTAATTACCGCAACAGACAACCAGTACTCTGGTATGCTCTTAAAGGCCTTGGACGAGCAGCGTGGCCATGGACTTTTCTGTGACGTCACCGTCATTGTGGAGGACCGGAAATTCCGAGCCCACCGAAACGTCCTCTCGGCCTCAAGCACTTACTTCCAGCAGCTCTTCTCGGTGGCCGGGCAAGTGGTGGAGCTGAACTTTGTCAGGGCGGAGATTTTTGCGGAGATCCTCAACTACATCTACAGCTCCAAAATAGTCCGAGTGAGGTCGGACTTGCTTGATGAGTTGATCAAATCGGGGCAGCTGCTGGGGGTCAAGTTTCTGGCCGACCTGGGGGCCCCTCTGCAGCAGGTGAAGAACATGTCCGGCGGGATGGGGCCCGGCGCTTCGGACATCCCCAACCCGGATGCAAACAGCCTCGAAGCGCAGAACCCTCCGGCCCAGCCCAAGACGCGGAATCTCATCGATGAGAGACCGGTGATAATGGAGACGTTTTCTCTGTGCGACAAGGAGTGCGACAACACGAAAATCACCATTAGCGATTCCgacgatgatgacgacgacgTCATTTTCTGTTCGGAGCTCGTGGCACCAAAGGAGCCCAAAGCGGCGACCCCAGGCCAGGCTTGCTCAAGCTCAGTGGGGGCCTCTGAGCAAACAAATTGTAGCAACAACACCTCTCCTCAATCTGTTGCGGCTTCGAGGCTGGACTCCTCCGCCGTTCAGCCAAACCCAAGCGAAAGCCAAGCACCGGCTGAACCGTCTGCGCCTTCTGCTCCGAAGGCAGCAGCTCCTAACATCCTGACATCGCCGGATGTTAGTTCGTCGCACGAAATAGAGGTGTCTCCTATCCCTGAGGAGAATCAGCCGCCGTGCCACAATGATTCTTTGACAGACATGGAAACCAACGCCGTTGACGAGGAGGAAGATGAGGACGAGGATGTGGAAGATGACGACGACATCCTTGGCGCGTCCAGCCCGGGCTCGGCGAGCAGTAGCTCCTTGGTCCAGCAGCCCACTACTCCCAAGCCtactattgctgctgctgctactactagtactactactgATGTTACTACTGCTGCTGTTGTGTCTACGACCGAGAACACGGGGCTTCAGAAGACGCAAGCGACCTCCCTCCTGCAGAAGCCGGTCCCACAATCGAACGAGTTCAACATAAAGATTTCGAACGTTATTTCTGCGAGTAAAAAGGAGGCTCCGCCGGGCGTTGGACCGAAGCACATAACCGAAGGCCAGAAGACGATCACTTTGGACACAGCCACGGAGATTGACAGCTTGTCGACGGGTTGCAAGGTGTACGCGAACATCGGCGAAGACACCTACGACGTGGTCATTCCGGTGAAGGACGAGGCCGACGGGGAGGTCCGGCTGGACGACGTGCCCAGGACGTCGGGGGACGATGCCACCGACAGGAAGCGGCTGAAGGTCAAGCACGACGACCATTATGAACTCATCATGGACGGGAAAGTTTATTATATCTGTATCGTGTGCAGGAGGTCCTACGTTTGCCTGACCAGTTTGCGGAGACATTTTAACGTCCACTCCTGGGAGAAGAAATACCCCTGCCGCTACTGCGAGAAGGTTTTCCCTCTCGCCGAGTACCGCACCAAGCACGAGATCCACCACACCGGGGAGAGAAGGTACCAGTGCTTGGCGTGCGGTCAGTGCTTCATCAACTATCAGGTCATGGCGACACACCTGCGGTCCGTGCACAGCCAGGATCCTTCCGGGGAGTCCAAGCACTATCGCCTGCACCCGTGTCGCTCTCTGCAGATCCGAAATTACGCATATATTTCAGGTAGTTCTAGCAATAATATTCCGATGGCGAATGACAATGCTCTCGTTTATCCCGTTGCTCCTGCAAAAGATGCTTCTTCTCAGGAACCGGCCCCGAACCCTCCGACAAAGCCAATGACATGGGATGATATCTTTGTTCCGCAGGGGAACGAATCCCTCTTTAAACAAAACCCATCCGACGGCAGTACTGAGTTTGAGTTTGTGATACCCGAATCTTATTGA
- the zbtb33 gene encoding transcriptional regulator Kaiso isoform X2: METRKLITATDNQYSGMLLKALDEQRGHGLFCDVTVIVEDRKFRAHRNVLSASSTYFQQLFSVAGQVVELNFVRAEIFAEILNYIYSSKIVRVRSDLLDELIKSGQLLGVKFLADLGAPLQQVKNMSGGMGPGASDIPNPDANSLEAQNPPAQPKTRNLIDERPVIMETFSLCDKECDNTKITISDSDDDDDDVIFCSELVAPKEPKAATPGQACSSSVGASEQTNCSNNTSPQSVAASRLDSSAVQPNPSESQAPAEPSAPSAPKAAAPNILTSPDVSSSHEIEVSPIPEENQPPCHNDSLTDMETNAVDEEEDEDEDVEDDDDILGASSPGSASSSSLVQQPTTPKPTIAAAATTSTTTDVTTAAVVSTTENTGLQKTQATSLLQKPVPQSNEFNIKISNVISASKKEAPPGVGPKHITEGQKTITLDTATEIDSLSTGCKVYANIGEDTYDVVIPVKDEADGEVRLDDVPRTSGDDATDRKRLKVKHDDHYELIMDGKVYYICIVCRRSYVCLTSLRRHFNVHSWEKKYPCRYCEKVFPLAEYRTKHEIHHTGERRYQCLACGQCFINYQVMATHLRSVHSQDPSGESKHYRLHPCRSLQIRNYAYISGSSSNNIPMANDNALVYPVAPAKDASSQEPAPNPPTKPMTWDDIFVPQGNESLFKQNPSDGSTEFEFVIPESY; this comes from the coding sequence ATGGAGACCAGAAAGCTAATTACCGCAACAGACAACCAGTACTCTGGTATGCTCTTAAAGGCCTTGGACGAGCAGCGTGGCCATGGACTTTTCTGTGACGTCACCGTCATTGTGGAGGACCGGAAATTCCGAGCCCACCGAAACGTCCTCTCGGCCTCAAGCACTTACTTCCAGCAGCTCTTCTCGGTGGCCGGGCAAGTGGTGGAGCTGAACTTTGTCAGGGCGGAGATTTTTGCGGAGATCCTCAACTACATCTACAGCTCCAAAATAGTCCGAGTGAGGTCGGACTTGCTTGATGAGTTGATCAAATCGGGGCAGCTGCTGGGGGTCAAGTTTCTGGCCGACCTGGGGGCCCCTCTGCAGCAGGTGAAGAACATGTCCGGCGGGATGGGGCCCGGCGCTTCGGACATCCCCAACCCGGATGCAAACAGCCTCGAAGCGCAGAACCCTCCGGCCCAGCCCAAGACGCGGAATCTCATCGATGAGAGACCGGTGATAATGGAGACGTTTTCTCTGTGCGACAAGGAGTGCGACAACACGAAAATCACCATTAGCGATTCCgacgatgatgacgacgacgTCATTTTCTGTTCGGAGCTCGTGGCACCAAAGGAGCCCAAAGCGGCGACCCCAGGCCAGGCTTGCTCAAGCTCAGTGGGGGCCTCTGAGCAAACAAATTGTAGCAACAACACCTCTCCTCAATCTGTTGCGGCTTCGAGGCTGGACTCCTCCGCCGTTCAGCCAAACCCAAGCGAAAGCCAAGCACCGGCTGAACCGTCTGCGCCTTCTGCTCCGAAGGCAGCAGCTCCTAACATCCTGACATCGCCGGATGTTAGTTCGTCGCACGAAATAGAGGTGTCTCCTATCCCTGAGGAGAATCAGCCGCCGTGCCACAATGATTCTTTGACAGACATGGAAACCAACGCCGTTGACGAGGAGGAAGATGAGGACGAGGATGTGGAAGATGACGACGACATCCTTGGCGCGTCCAGCCCGGGCTCGGCGAGCAGTAGCTCCTTGGTCCAGCAGCCCACTACTCCCAAGCCtactattgctgctgctgctactactagtactactactgATGTTACTACTGCTGCTGTTGTGTCTACGACCGAGAACACGGGGCTTCAGAAGACGCAAGCGACCTCCCTCCTGCAGAAGCCGGTCCCACAATCGAACGAGTTCAACATAAAGATTTCGAACGTTATTTCTGCGAGTAAAAAGGAGGCTCCGCCGGGCGTTGGACCGAAGCACATAACCGAAGGCCAGAAGACGATCACTTTGGACACAGCCACGGAGATTGACAGCTTGTCGACGGGTTGCAAGGTGTACGCGAACATCGGCGAAGACACCTACGACGTGGTCATTCCGGTGAAGGACGAGGCCGACGGGGAGGTCCGGCTGGACGACGTGCCCAGGACGTCGGGGGACGATGCCACCGACAGGAAGCGGCTGAAGGTCAAGCACGACGACCATTATGAACTCATCATGGACGGGAAAGTTTATTATATCTGTATCGTGTGCAGGAGGTCCTACGTTTGCCTGACCAGTTTGCGGAGACATTTTAACGTCCACTCCTGGGAGAAGAAATACCCCTGCCGCTACTGCGAGAAGGTTTTCCCTCTCGCCGAGTACCGCACCAAGCACGAGATCCACCACACCGGGGAGAGAAGGTACCAGTGCTTGGCGTGCGGTCAGTGCTTCATCAACTATCAGGTCATGGCGACACACCTGCGGTCCGTGCACAGCCAGGATCCTTCCGGGGAGTCCAAGCACTATCGCCTGCACCCGTGTCGCTCTCTGCAGATCCGAAATTACGCATATATTTCAGGTAGTTCTAGCAATAATATTCCGATGGCGAATGACAATGCTCTCGTTTATCCCGTTGCTCCTGCAAAAGATGCTTCTTCTCAGGAACCGGCCCCGAACCCTCCGACAAAGCCAATGACATGGGATGATATCTTTGTTCCGCAGGGGAACGAATCCCTCTTTAAACAAAACCCATCCGACGGCAGTACTGAGTTTGAGTTTGTGATACCCGAATCTTATTGA